CCTGGTTTTCAATAGCCCGTGCCTGGATTAATGTCTGCCAATGCGCCACCCGGGTCAGGGGCCACTGGGCGCTGACCACAAAAAGCTGTGCCCCATTAAGGAAAAGGCGGCGGGCAAGTTCGGGAAATCGCAGATCATAGCAGATCATTGCACCGACATGGCCCAGACTGGTATCCGCCGTCACCATTTCATCTCCCCGGGTATAGTACAAATCCTCGCCGGTCAACGGGAACAGATGCAGTTTGCGATACCGAACCCGAATCTCACCGTCCCTGTCAATAAAATAGAGGGTATTGAATATCAGACCGTCTTCTTGCTCCGGCAAACTTCCGGCAACGGCCATGGCGCGCTTACGGGCAAATTCAGATAGACGTTGAATCCCCTCTTTTACATCCGGCATGAGCCGGGTTATATTTTCATTGTCAAATCCGGTTAAAAAAAACTCCGGGCAGACCCCAAGGGATGCGCCCTGCTCCGCCAGGTGTTCCAGATGCCCAAGGGCAACAGAAAGATTGCCCCGGACATCCCCGTCTTTCACATCAAACTGGACGACACCGGCCTTAAACTGTGTTGTCGTGATCATATTGCCCTTTAATGCTTGATCATGTCCGCGATCTGAAACGCTACTTCCAAGCTCTGTT
This window of the uncultured Desulfobacter sp. genome carries:
- a CDS encoding carbon-nitrogen family hydrolase, whose translation is MITTTQFKAGVVQFDVKDGDVRGNLSVALGHLEHLAEQGASLGVCPEFFLTGFDNENITRLMPDVKEGIQRLSEFARKRAMAVAGSLPEQEDGLIFNTLYFIDRDGEIRVRYRKLHLFPLTGEDLYYTRGDEMVTADTSLGHVGAMICYDLRFPELARRLFLNGAQLFVVSAQWPLTRVAHWQTLIQARAIENQAWFICCNRTGTDINGLVFPGSSMIVDPNGSVLAQGDDKSGIIKADVDMDLVNQVRQTIPVGQDRRGDVYG